The following are from one region of the Gossypium hirsutum isolate 1008001.06 chromosome D03, Gossypium_hirsutum_v2.1, whole genome shotgun sequence genome:
- the LOC107927091 gene encoding uncharacterized protein — translation MGNSIRCCLACVLPCGALDLIRIVHLNGHIEEITRTVTAGEILQANPNHVLTKPTSRGHILIISPHSQLQRGGIYFLIPECSLPAENRNNSVRCKRSFKMSKKRNNNNDDALDSGHRCLAIDDVLEMKRCRRRDRRKGGGGVWRPHLTSISED, via the coding sequence GGGAATAGTATACGGTGTTGCTTGGCGTGTGTTCTTCCTTGCGGAGCTCTAGACCTCATCCGTATAGTCCATTTAAACGGccacattgaagaaatcacacgtACGGTCACCGCCGGTGAGATCCTCCAGGCCAACCCTAATCACGTCTTAACCAAACCCACCTCTCGAGGTCATATTTTGATTATCTCCCCTCACTCCCAGCTCCAAAGAGGCGGCATTTACTTTTTGATCCCCGAATGTTCCTTACCGGCCGAGAATAGAAACAACAGTGTCCGCTGTAAAAGGTCTTTCAAGATGAGCAAAAAACGCAACAACAATAATGATGATGCTTTGGATTCCGGTCATCGATGCCTAGCAATTGACGATGTTTTAGAAATGAAACGTTGCCGCCGTAGAGATCGTCGGAAAGGTGGTGGAGGAGTATGGCGGCCTCATCTCACAAGCATCTCCGAGGACTAA